A segment of the Halovivax limisalsi genome:
CGTCGTCCCCGTCCTCGACGTAGCGGACCGGGCCATCGATCGCGAGGTCGGCGTCGAAGAACTCCGTGCTGTAGGTTCGCTCACCGAACGTCGCGTGCGCGAGTTTTCGGTCGGGGTCGAGGACGACCGCGTCCGCGAGCGAGTGATTCATCTCGGCGAGATCGACCGATACCTCGGTCGTGACCGACTCGTTGACGGGGACGCGATCGACGGTGAGGTTCGCGATCGCGCCCGTGCCGTCGTCGACGGTCAGGGGCACGTCCGTCGCCGCGGCGGTGCCGGTGTTCTCGATCGTGACCGCGACCGTTCCGTTGGCGGCCGAACCGACCGCGCGTTCGGCGTGTCCCTCCGTCGACTCGGTCTCGCCGTCCGCGACGCTCGCCGTCACGTCGGTGATCGAGAGATCCGCGGTTCCGGTCGTGACGGAATCGCTCGTCGAGAGCCACTCCTCGTCGGGTTCGGCGATCGCAGCGGCCTGCTGGCCGTCGCTCTCCAGGGCAATCTCGTACTGACCTCCTTGGTCGGCGACGGTTTCGAACGTGCCCGAGGCGGTCTCGTTGACGCCGAGCGGGCCGACGGTCTGGGTGTCGAGGTCGGTCGTCGCGTTCGAGAGAACGACCGACAGCGGTTCCTCGCCGTCCGCAGCACCCGCGTTGGTGACCGTGTAGTCGATCTGGATCGATTCGCCGGGGGTCGCATCGTCGGGCCCGTCGGCGGTCACGTCGTAGGTGGGGGCGAACGCGCGGTCGGCGACGAAGACGTCGTCGCGACTCTCGTTGCCGAACTCCTTGGCCGCGTACGCGAGGGAGAATTCGCCGTCGCCGAGCGCCGCATCGGTGTGCCACAGCGTGAGGTTGTTCTCGGCGCCGCCGGCGATGCGCTGATCGCTCGCCCACTCGCCGTCCTGGGCGACGCGGTAGACGAGATCGCGCCGGTCCTGGTGTTCCGGTCGGCCGCGGTAGGTGAGCAGCGTGGTCTCGTTGTCGACGGAGAGCGAGAGTTCGTCCACGCTGGAGATGTTCGCGGCGAACGAATCGACTCCCGGACCCGTTCCGTCGTCGTAGTGAAGCGTCGGATCGGTGGTGTTGCCGGTGACCCAGGCGACCTCGCCGGCGTCGGTCGCGTGATCGACGTAGGTATCGAGCTCGCGGCGTTCGGCTTCTTCGAACCCATCGCCCGAAACGGTGCCCCGGACGAGCGCCGATGGCGGTGCGGAGTCGGCGCTCGCGTTGCGTTCGACGTAGGCCAGGTCGAAGCCGTCCGGCCCGGTGCCAACTGCGGGATCCGTCGCGTCTGCGATCTCGCCGCGTTCGACGATCGCGTCGCCGTCGGTGAGCGCGTACTCGACGGATCGGTCGGCGACGGTACTCGTATTCGCGTCGGCGTCCGCCTCCCAGGCGACGAGCCATCGGTCGTCACCGGACGGACCCTCGCCACCGGCGACGACGGGTTCGAATCGCAACGCGTCGCCGTCGGTCACCACGTCCAGGTCGGACCAGGATTCGCCGTCGTACTTCGAGAGGGCGATCTCGTAGTGCGGGAAGACGTCCTCCGGCTCGTCGAACTCGCCTTCGCTCACGTTGGCCGTCACTCGCTCCCAGGCGGCGAGTGAGTCGGTGCCGTCGGCGCCCGCGGCGACGACGGGCGTTCCGTCGTGTCGGTCGTCGTCCGTCACGTGGGTTGTCTCGCTCCAGCCCGACCCGTCGTGGGTGCGGAAGACGACGTCGTTTCCGGCTTCGGTCGATTTGTTCTCGTGGTGTGAACTCCAGACGACGAGTTGGCCGGTGGCGGTATTCGTGATCGACGGTTTCGTGTCGTCGTACGGCCGATTCGTCAGGCGATCGATGTCGGTGTTGGCGTCGGCGGCCAGCGCGATTCGGTCCTCGCCGGCCATCCGGCTCTCGTCCACAGTCGGAACGTCGGGGACCGGCGCGGTTCCTTGCGGGTCTTCGACTCGCCACTCGGATTCGTCGGTGACGATCCACCGTGGCGAGTTCGTGCTCGAAGGATAGCTGTACGATTCGGAGAGCAGCGTGATGTCGACCTCCTTCTCGAAGACCGAGGCCGAAACCGTCCCGGCGACGGTGAGATCGACGTCGCCCGAAACGATTTCACCGGGTTTTTGATCGAAGATGTCCGGCGAGACCGTCCCAGTTCCGGTTCCGGTCGCCGAGACTTCGGCGACTTTGGCGTCGAATGCGGTTTCGCCGCTGAGTTCGACGCCGCCGTACAGGTTCTGCAGGTCGAACTGTTCGCCACGATCTTTTCCGACCTCGAGGCCGAAGAGGCCGCCGGCGAACATTTCAAATCCTTGCTGGCCAACGACGGGGAAGTCGACCCCGAACTCGAACGTGCGTCCGCCCTTTCCGTCGATCGGGATCGACGCCGACTGGAATCGGAGTCTGGAATCGGCGACGATCCGTGGGTTTGATTCGGCCATGATGGCGACGCCGCTGACCTCCGTCTCGGACTCGAACGTCGGGCCGAGTGCCCACTCGTGGTCCGGGAAGCGGTACTCGGCGTTCGCACTGATTTCGAGGTTCGAACAGAACTCGCAGTTCCACGGCGTCAGCGGCCCGAGCACGTTCGCGTGTTCGTTAAAATCGACGACAGTGACGTTGAATATATCGACGGTACCCTCGGCAGTGGGATCGGTAAAGACGTTCTCGTGATCGCGTTCGACCAGGTCGCCACCCACGCCGAGGACCCACTGGAGCCACTGTGGGGTATCGTACGCCCGCAACCACCGCCCGTTCGTGACGGTGCGCCCGCCGGCGCCCGTCGCCGTGATCGTGACGGTGTGGCCGGATCCGCCGTCCGCGAGGTGTGACAGGGAGTGAGTGTCGGTTATCCACCGATCCGGATCGTCCGGGTCCTGGGACGCCTCGAACGTCTGGCCGCCCACGTCGACGGTGACGGATTCGACCTCGCCGACCGACTCGGTCCTGACTTCCCAGGCGTTTTGCAGGCCGAATCCGGACACGTACGTGCTGTCGAACATGTCCTCGACGCTCGTGATCGCGAGTTCCGTGTCGGCGATGGCGAGATCCGTTTCGATCGTCTCGCCATCGACGGTCGCGGTCACGGTGTACTCGCCCGGCTCCTCGTAGGTGTGCGTGACGTCGGTCCCGCCCGCGGTGTGTCCGTCGCCGAAGTTCCAGACCACGCTGTCGGCGTCCGAATCGAGACACTGCTCGAAATTGAGCCGTTTGAACACCTCGTAGTCGTCGGGATAGACCTGGATGGCCTCGCCGGTGCAGATGAACGTCTGGGTCGTCCGCGTGTACGAACCGGTAAAGAGGACGCCGCGGGACTTCGTGGATCCGTCGTACTCGGTAGAAACGACGTAGAAGCCGGGATCAGGGTCGGCGCCCCACCAGCCGTCGCGTCCGGTCGTCGACTGCTCGATCACCGTTCCGCCGAACGTCTCGAGCGAGACGACCGCGCCCGACAGCGGATTCCCGTCCGCGTCGAAGACGGTCCCCTGGAGCGGATGGGTGTACCCGGCCCAGCCGTCGTGGTGGCCGAGCGTGCCGGAGTTCACCCGGGAGCCCTCGCTCGAGCCGGACGAGAACGCCGAAAACGCTCGAACTGACCCGTCGTTACTGCCGACGTAGACCGTTCCGTCGACGACCGTCGGCGAGGAGTCCGCGACCTCGCCCGAATCGTAGGCCCACACGTGATTGCCCGTCTCCGCGTCGAGTGCGTACAGGTAGCCGTCGAGGCTGCCGACGTAGACCGTCCCGTCGGCCACCGTGGGCGAGGAGTAGACGTATCGCCCCGTCTGGTAGCTCCATTCCCGGTTGCCGTCCTCCGCGTCGACGGCGTACACGGACTTGTCGTAGCTGCCGAAGTACACCGTTCCCTCGTGGACGGTCGGGGACGACGTCACGGTCTGGCTCGTCTCGTAGTGCCACTCCCGTTCGCCCGTGTCCGCATCT
Coding sequences within it:
- a CDS encoding PQQ-binding-like beta-propeller repeat protein, encoding MVDSKRVVAVLVLCSLLFLGGAVAVAVGAGTAQQDPAGVNPGVGTGADSVADTDSDDRTVRRTRPTGQPENASDANRSNTPHRDEWAYETGSRIISSPTVVDGTVYIASRDNHLYALDADTGAKRWAFETGRLMESSPTVVDGTVYVGSFDGNVYAVDAATGEQEWAYETGDPVGSSPTVLDGTVYVASNDGYVYALDADSGTQRWAYDTGTWTPSSPTVSDGTVYIGNSDGYLYAIRASNGELEWRSEKLSKFVWSSPTVVDGTVYVGGGTNLEGATDETVPTNNAPMEPNAPGLYALDADTGEREWHYETSQTVTSSPTVHEGTVYFGSYDKSVYAVDAEDGNREWSYQTGRYVYSSPTVADGTVYVGSLDGYLYALDAETGNHVWAYDSGEVADSSPTVVDGTVYVGSNDGSVRAFSAFSSGSSEGSRVNSGTLGHHDGWAGYTHPLQGTVFDADGNPLSGAVVSLETFGGTVIEQSTTGRDGWWGADPDPGFYVVSTEYDGSTKSRGVLFTGSYTRTTQTFICTGEAIQVYPDDYEVFKRLNFEQCLDSDADSVVWNFGDGHTAGGTDVTHTYEEPGEYTVTATVDGETIETDLAIADTELAITSVEDMFDSTYVSGFGLQNAWEVRTESVGEVESVTVDVGGQTFEASQDPDDPDRWITDTHSLSHLADGGSGHTVTITATGAGGRTVTNGRWLRAYDTPQWLQWVLGVGGDLVERDHENVFTDPTAEGTVDIFNVTVVDFNEHANVLGPLTPWNCEFCSNLEISANAEYRFPDHEWALGPTFESETEVSGVAIMAESNPRIVADSRLRFQSASIPIDGKGGRTFEFGVDFPVVGQQGFEMFAGGLFGLEVGKDRGEQFDLQNLYGGVELSGETAFDAKVAEVSATGTGTGTVSPDIFDQKPGEIVSGDVDLTVAGTVSASVFEKEVDITLLSESYSYPSSTNSPRWIVTDESEWRVEDPQGTAPVPDVPTVDESRMAGEDRIALAADANTDIDRLTNRPYDDTKPSITNTATGQLVVWSSHHENKSTEAGNDVVFRTHDGSGWSETTHVTDDDRHDGTPVVAAGADGTDSLAAWERVTANVSEGEFDEPEDVFPHYEIALSKYDGESWSDLDVVTDGDALRFEPVVAGGEGPSGDDRWLVAWEADADANTSTVADRSVEYALTDGDAIVERGEIADATDPAVGTGPDGFDLAYVERNASADSAPPSALVRGTVSGDGFEEAERRELDTYVDHATDAGEVAWVTGNTTDPTLHYDDGTGPGVDSFAANISSVDELSLSVDNETTLLTYRGRPEHQDRRDLVYRVAQDGEWASDQRIAGGAENNLTLWHTDAALGDGEFSLAYAAKEFGNESRDDVFVADRAFAPTYDVTADGPDDATPGESIQIDYTVTNAGAADGEEPLSVVLSNATTDLDTQTVGPLGVNETASGTFETVADQGGQYEIALESDGQQAAAIAEPDEEWLSTSDSVTTGTADLSITDVTASVADGETESTEGHAERAVGSAANGTVAVTIENTGTAAATDVPLTVDDGTGAIANLTVDRVPVNESVTTEVSVDLAEMNHSLADAVVLDPDRKLAHATFGERTYSTEFFDADLAIDGPVRYVEDGDDVVATVDVSNRGPIGTTATVRAFDAGADGNATVEYANTTVELAGTGRNESTYESVSLTLDGELGGHPVQFVVEADATEGDRSTIGYEDEVGPIVPERGPVSVSVTDETGAPIENATAAVDGEGARTDADGTVTVDARTGDRTLHVAAPGYAASTIPITVDPDDPTSRSVELAVDVALESVAVPDTVAPGEPVTVNATLANPSGTDATEPISLAIGHAVVDNASVAIDAGTDETIALSWTPTGEDVGTVSAIVETSGDTAVETVAVEQPPTLAVEILGTNSPVTAGEDLVVDVQVEAVGNETQVRAETIAQQIELADFDGTVVDTATVDLEPGNATQRELVWSTEAGDDGAGNVTVTSDDDSATAAVEIGAAGCALPGDVDGDGQVTSLDATLTQRHIAGLDPSGFDADCADLTDDGEITPADVTAIHQAIVGIGA